GGGGTGCATGGTCTGTCGCGATGACGTCTATCTTGTCATCAATCAAACCTTTTAATAAGGCTTCCTGATCTTTTTCGGTCTTTACAGCAGGGTTCCATTTAATAAAAGTGCCTTTCTTCTCATAGTCTTTGTCATTAAACCAAAGGTGGTGCACGCAAACTTCCGCAGTGATCATTTTCTCTTTAAGAGGCTTCTTACTGTCGAACAGTTTGAGCTCTTTTGCCGTAGACAGGTGAAAAACGTGTAATCTCGCACCCGTTTTTTTAGCGAGCGCCACAGCTTTAGAAGAAGATATGTAACAGGCCTCTTCACTTCGAATTACAGGGTGCAGCTCTACAGGAATATCATCTCCATATTGTTCTGTATATTTCTTTAGATTTTCCTGAATGGTTTTTTCGTCTTCACAATGAGCAGCTATAAGCACAGGCGATTCCTTGAAGATGCTCTCCAGCACTTTTTCGTCGTCTACCAGCATGTTCCCGGTAGAGGAACCCAAAAATAATTTGAGGGCCGGAACTGTTTTAGGATCTATTTTTTTGATCTCCTCCAGGTTGTCGTTTGTTCCGCCAAACATGAAAGCATAATTGGCATAAGACACATTTTCGGCCAGCTTGTATTTTTCTTCCAGAAGGTCTATGGTCGTGGTTTGCGGCTGGGTATTGGGCATTTCAATAAATGAAGTAATACCGCCTGCCACAGCTGCTTTAGAGCCTGTTTCAATAGTTTCTTTATGGGTAAGCCCCGGCTCCCTGAAATGTACCTGATCATCTATAAGGCCGGGCATAAGATAATTACCTTCGGCATCAACGATATTAAGGTTGGGAGATTTGGCACTTATACTTGAAGCGATCTCTTTAATAATTCCATCTTCAATAAAAACATCTCCTTCAATGATAGAACCTTCATTGACAATCTTTGCATTCTTAATTAAAACCTTCTTCATTATATCGTCATCTTATTAAACAGACTGTTTATTTTCATTTTTATAACTCCAAAAACAGCTTCCCAAATAATCGAACCACTCATTTTTGAGGTTCCGCGGGTTCTGTCGGTAAACACCACAGGCACCTCCACGATCCTGAACTTTGCCAGGTAAGCCTTGAACTTCATTTCGATTTGAAAGGCATAACCCACAAATTTGATTTTGTCAAGGTGTATCCTCTCAAGCACCTCCCTGTCATAACAAACAAAACCTGCCGTGGTATCTTCCACAGGCATGGCCGTTATAAAACGAACGTATTTTGAGGCCAGCCATGACAACAGTACCCTGCTCATGGGCCAGTTCACTACATTTACGCCGGTTTTGTACCTGGAGCCAATAGCCACCTGGGCCCCGCCTCGTTTGCAGGCATTGTACAGGCGTATCAAATCATTGGGATTATGGGAAAAATCGGCATCCATTTGAAAGATGTACTTGTAATCCCGTTCCAACACCCATTCAAAACCTTTGATATAAGCAGTACCCAGGCCAGATTTCCCTTCCCTTTCAATTAAGAACAACTTATCCTTATAGACCGGTTGAAGGGATTTTACGATCCCGGCAGTTTGATCGGGAGAATTATCGTCCACCACCAAAACGTGAAAATTGCGCTGAAGAGAAAAGACATTTTTAATGATCTTTTCTATATTTTCTTTTTCGTTGTAGGTGGGTATTATAACAATCCCATCTGGCATAAAATTCTTTTGGACAAATGTAACTATTTTTAAAGTTTAGGATAGTCTTTTA
This Salinimicrobium tongyeongense DNA region includes the following protein-coding sequences:
- a CDS encoding dihydroorotase, with product MKKVLIKNAKIVNEGSIIEGDVFIEDGIIKEIASSISAKSPNLNIVDAEGNYLMPGLIDDQVHFREPGLTHKETIETGSKAAVAGGITSFIEMPNTQPQTTTIDLLEEKYKLAENVSYANYAFMFGGTNDNLEEIKKIDPKTVPALKLFLGSSTGNMLVDDEKVLESIFKESPVLIAAHCEDEKTIQENLKKYTEQYGDDIPVELHPVIRSEEACYISSSKAVALAKKTGARLHVFHLSTAKELKLFDSKKPLKEKMITAEVCVHHLWFNDKDYEKKGTFIKWNPAVKTEKDQEALLKGLIDDKIDVIATDHAPHTRDEKKNVYTKAPSGGPLVQHALPAMLQMYHQGKISLEKIVEKMCHNPAILFDIEKRGFIREGYKADLVIVDLNAPWAVQPGNTLYKCGWSPFEGTTFKSRVTHTFVNGNLVYKNFNFTPFVKAERLKFDR
- a CDS encoding polyprenol monophosphomannose synthase; this translates as MPDGIVIIPTYNEKENIEKIIKNVFSLQRNFHVLVVDDNSPDQTAGIVKSLQPVYKDKLFLIEREGKSGLGTAYIKGFEWVLERDYKYIFQMDADFSHNPNDLIRLYNACKRGGAQVAIGSRYKTGVNVVNWPMSRVLLSWLASKYVRFITAMPVEDTTAGFVCYDREVLERIHLDKIKFVGYAFQIEMKFKAYLAKFRIVEVPVVFTDRTRGTSKMSGSIIWEAVFGVIKMKINSLFNKMTI